In Acyrthosiphon pisum isolate AL4f unplaced genomic scaffold, pea_aphid_22Mar2018_4r6ur Scaffold_20323;HRSCAF=21019, whole genome shotgun sequence, the sequence tgtatatggtataatattgtacgcgtGTACGCAGATTTTAAATGCAGTGAACTTGCcacgtattttttatttttcaataattaactaaatatgtttgaaatCGTTTTTGTTTTCTGGCTCAAATCAGTGGTCTTGACAACGTATATTACAGTTAAGCCTTAAACAAATAATCAGAAAACGGCATAATTTGTTTATCTACCCTAAGTTATCGTATAATTGTCACAACGATGAGTCTTATTTTTGCATTGTTCTATTTGACATTTATCACGGTGTGCAAGCTCGCGGAGGAAATTATGAGAAAAGTCCATCTGGAACATCTTCAAAACGGTGACTGCCGGTACAAATCGGAGGACGCGCCGGTTTGTCGACCGACTtcgtaatgataatatcataataatttgcgTTTTTTTCTTTGTGTTTCAGACTTCAGCCAGCCCATCGCGCAAAGACAAGTTCGCTCAGGTGAACATTTGGGGACCTTGTGCCCCCTACCGTCGCGGCCGGGTGATGTACTCGTCACGGCCAAATAACGGAACAGAGAGCGAGCCGGCTGCCGTTCGATCGAGGTGTACATCGACGGCGCCGACTTTCCCGGCACGGATCATGGCCGACCATCGATTCAGGTGTACATCGACGGCGCCGACTTTCCCGGCACGGAACGTGGTCGATCATCGATTCAGGTGTACACCGACAGCGCCGACTTTCCCGGCACGGAACATGGCCGACCA encodes:
- the LOC107885861 gene encoding uncharacterized protein LOC107885861; this encodes MSLIFALFYLTFITVCKLAEEIMRKVHLEHLQNGDCRYKSEDAPTSASPSRKDKFAQVNIWGPCAPYRRGRVMYSSRPNNGTESEPAAVRSRCTSTAPTFPARIMADHRFRCTSTAPTFPARNVVDHRFRCTPTAPTFPARNMADHRFRCTSTAPTFPAQNVADHRFS